In Methanococcus maripaludis, a single window of DNA contains:
- a CDS encoding molybdopterin molybdotransferase MoeA → MISVPEAENILKKFKFEKTEHVDLFNSYGRILAKDIVSHQDIPEFRKSNMDGYAVMSPCLENYILIDEVHAGDFRDIKIKDKECVWVATGGKVPKEAQCVIPVENTVIENKIMNIVEIPDNTYVVEKGSDIADGDLVLEKGSLINERNIGLIASLGISELTVYKTPKVAIISTGDELEKISDVNSKSIAGIVKKSGCEPVFLGISKDDRAELRNKLIEALNYDVIVTSGGVSAGKKDFTSEIISELGTVLFHGVKMRPGKPVLAGEIDGIPIICTPGKVTSCIICSYLFLYPLLCKFSNSKKCKKVVNAKIMGEFKKESDKRFYLPVVYDNGFVKPVFKDSSHITSIAYSNAIVELKEGISIADGEVEVWLYD, encoded by the coding sequence ATGATATCAGTGCCGGAAGCAGAAAATATTTTAAAAAAATTTAAATTTGAAAAAACAGAACATGTAGACCTTTTTAATTCATATGGTCGTATTCTTGCAAAAGATATTGTATCACACCAAGACATTCCAGAATTTAGAAAATCTAACATGGACGGATACGCTGTAATGAGTCCTTGTTTAGAGAATTATATATTAATAGATGAAGTACATGCCGGAGATTTTAGAGATATAAAAATAAAAGATAAAGAATGCGTTTGGGTTGCAACGGGCGGGAAAGTTCCAAAAGAAGCGCAGTGTGTGATACCTGTTGAAAATACCGTCATTGAAAATAAAATAATGAACATTGTTGAAATTCCTGACAATACTTACGTTGTCGAAAAAGGGTCTGACATTGCAGATGGAGACTTGGTTTTAGAAAAAGGAAGTCTTATTAATGAACGAAATATCGGTTTGATTGCTTCGTTAGGAATTTCTGAATTAACGGTATACAAAACACCAAAAGTTGCGATAATATCTACTGGAGACGAACTTGAAAAAATTTCAGATGTGAATTCAAAATCTATTGCAGGAATTGTTAAAAAATCTGGTTGTGAGCCTGTTTTTTTAGGAATTTCTAAAGATGATCGAGCAGAATTAAGAAATAAATTAATAGAAGCCCTAAATTATGATGTAATAGTAACATCAGGCGGGGTTTCTGCTGGAAAAAAAGATTTCACGTCAGAAATAATAAGTGAACTTGGAACCGTACTCTTCCACGGGGTAAAAATGAGACCTGGAAAACCCGTTCTTGCAGGAGAAATCGATGGAATTCCAATTATTTGTACGCCTGGAAAAGTTACATCCTGCATAATCTGTTCGTATCTGTTCCTTTACCCGCTACTTTGCAAGTTTTCCAACTCCAAAAAATGTAAAAAGGTTGTAAATGCAAAAATAATGGGCGAATTTAAAAAAGAATCCGACAAAAGATTTTATCTGCCTGTTGTATACGATAATGGATTTGTAAAACCCGTATTTAAGGATTCAAGCCACATCACATCCATTGCCTATTCGAACGCGATAGTTGAATTAAAAGAAGGAATTTCAATTGCAGATGGAGAAGTTGAAGTCTGGCTATACGATTAA
- a CDS encoding formylmethanofuran dehydrogenase subunit B, translating into MAGQTFKDIVCPVCGGACDDIEIVWDEEKRDLTVRNACKLGAAKFKEIVSHHRIMSPQIRKNGVLVDVSWEEALEKAAEILANSKRPLLYMGAETSCEAMTTGLHMGEYLGGIVDSCSTVUHGPSLMGVQEAGKPGSTAGETKNRADVVIYWGTNPMDSMPRHLSRYGVFPRGYFVEKGRNSRTVITIDPRKSATAKASDIHLQLNPNTDYELFSALLMASRGKRPHPSIEKVTGIPVDTIMETAEIIKNAKFASIYGGLGLASSFGKQRNLECVLTLVKELQRHTKVTIGLIRGHCNVAGFNVLATYLYGFPFGLDFAKGYPRYNPGEFTANDVLREKEVDCAFIMASDVGAHYPQDSVSHLKNIPVITLDIAPCPSTSVADVVLPGVIDALECDGTFYRFDEIPIYYKPFAKSPFAFTKSNEDTMEQLYELVKEIREKNKK; encoded by the coding sequence ATGGCAGGTCAAACATTTAAAGACATCGTCTGTCCAGTATGCGGTGGAGCATGTGATGACATCGAAATCGTCTGGGACGAAGAAAAAAGAGATTTAACCGTTAGAAACGCGTGTAAATTAGGTGCTGCTAAATTTAAAGAGATAGTAAGCCACCACAGAATCATGTCGCCACAAATTAGAAAAAATGGCGTATTAGTTGACGTTTCATGGGAAGAAGCACTAGAAAAGGCTGCTGAAATTTTGGCAAACTCAAAAAGACCGCTTCTCTACATGGGTGCAGAAACATCCTGTGAAGCAATGACAACAGGGCTTCACATGGGTGAGTACTTAGGGGGAATCGTTGATTCCTGTTCTACGGTGTGACACGGGCCTTCCTTAATGGGAGTTCAAGAAGCTGGAAAACCTGGCTCAACTGCTGGGGAAACAAAAAACAGAGCTGACGTTGTCATTTATTGGGGAACCAATCCTATGGACTCAATGCCAAGACACTTGTCAAGATACGGTGTATTTCCAAGAGGTTACTTTGTAGAGAAGGGAAGAAACAGTAGAACTGTTATTACAATCGACCCTAGAAAATCTGCAACTGCAAAAGCATCAGATATACACTTACAATTAAATCCAAATACTGATTACGAGTTGTTTTCTGCCTTATTAATGGCTTCAAGAGGCAAAAGACCACACCCAAGTATTGAAAAAGTAACGGGTATTCCTGTAGACACCATAATGGAAACTGCAGAAATAATCAAAAACGCTAAATTCGCATCCATCTACGGTGGACTTGGTTTAGCATCTTCATTTGGTAAACAGAGAAACTTGGAATGTGTTTTGACACTTGTAAAAGAACTTCAAAGACACACAAAAGTTACAATCGGTTTAATCAGAGGACACTGTAACGTTGCAGGATTTAACGTGCTTGCAACATACCTGTACGGATTCCCATTCGGACTCGACTTTGCAAAAGGTTACCCAAGATATAATCCTGGAGAATTCACTGCAAACGATGTTTTGAGGGAAAAAGAAGTAGACTGTGCATTTATCATGGCATCAGACGTTGGTGCACACTACCCGCAGGATTCAGTAAGTCACTTAAAAAATATTCCTGTAATTACTCTTGATATTGCACCATGTCCATCAACTTCAGTTGCAGACGTGGTATTACCTGGAGTTATCGACGCATTAGAATGTGACGGTACATTCTATCGATTTGATGAGATACCAATATACTACAAACCATTTGCAAAATCACCATTTGCCTTCACGAAAAGCAATGAAGACACAATGGAGCAATTGTATGAATTGGTAAAAGAAATCAGAGAAAAAAATAAAAAATAA
- a CDS encoding formylmethanofuran dehydrogenase subunit C, translating into MGEITLKPKYDGTIPVECEVITPDIFEGKSQEEISALKVLIGPEEHLLSDIFEISGDFASKKENMIIKIAGNAGNVKLIGFQMTAGKIIVEGDAGYHVGREMKGGEILVKGDAKPWAGMEMEGGLLHIFGNAGDHLGGCYRGRWEGMLGGTIIVEGDAGNNVGDGMVDGKIVVNGNVRAFCGIRLNGGLLYVGGNAIRAVGVEMKGGTIVVAGNIKNFAPGFVSTGVVSDYETGLSGLALPGKLIGFNGDQAFFNKPKGKLYVSLIENYDLLNDELPATERPIEFQGNALKVILNTGSTIEQGRIIKGGNKYSHEYLEVCAVCNMHPEDYILLGKPEKVKVTSGNGKYSVLVRAEPNEDVLRRNVFIPRSVWANVIVDAYSVSTGSPIYKGGIVYVEPSEGEILEAEYIIDNIYR; encoded by the coding sequence ATGGGAGAAATTACACTTAAACCAAAATACGATGGTACGATACCTGTAGAATGTGAGGTAATTACGCCTGACATTTTCGAAGGAAAATCACAAGAAGAAATAAGTGCTTTAAAAGTGCTTATCGGTCCTGAAGAACACCTTCTCTCAGATATTTTTGAAATTTCTGGAGATTTTGCAAGCAAAAAGGAAAATATGATAATTAAAATTGCAGGAAATGCCGGAAACGTTAAATTAATTGGATTCCAAATGACTGCAGGTAAAATTATCGTAGAAGGAGACGCCGGATATCACGTAGGTCGTGAAATGAAAGGCGGAGAAATCCTTGTAAAAGGGGATGCTAAACCTTGGGCAGGAATGGAAATGGAAGGAGGACTTCTCCATATCTTCGGAAATGCTGGTGACCATTTAGGCGGTTGCTACAGAGGAAGATGGGAAGGAATGCTTGGTGGAACTATTATCGTAGAAGGAGACGCTGGAAACAACGTTGGAGACGGTATGGTTGACGGAAAAATCGTTGTAAACGGAAATGTAAGAGCATTCTGTGGAATTAGATTAAACGGCGGATTACTTTACGTCGGTGGAAATGCAATTAGGGCTGTCGGAGTAGAAATGAAAGGCGGAACTATTGTAGTTGCTGGAAATATTAAGAACTTTGCACCCGGATTTGTATCAACAGGTGTTGTAAGTGATTACGAAACAGGACTTTCTGGTTTAGCACTTCCTGGAAAATTAATTGGTTTTAATGGAGACCAGGCATTCTTTAACAAACCAAAAGGTAAGTTATACGTTTCATTAATCGAAAATTACGATTTATTAAATGACGAATTGCCTGCTACAGAAAGACCTATTGAATTCCAAGGAAACGCTTTAAAAGTTATCTTAAACACTGGAAGTACTATTGAACAAGGTAGAATCATCAAAGGTGGAAACAAATATTCACACGAGTACTTAGAAGTATGTGCCGTATGTAATATGCACCCTGAAGATTACATTTTACTTGGAAAACCTGAAAAGGTAAAAGTTACAAGTGGAAATGGAAAATACAGTGTTCTCGTACGTGCTGAACCTAATGAAGATGTTTTGAGAAGAAATGTCTTTATTCCAAGAAGTGTTTGGGCAAACGTTATCGTGGATGCTTATTCAGTTAGTACAGGATCTCCTATCTACAAAGGGGGAATCGTATACGTAGAGCCTTCTGAAGGAGAAATACTGGAAGCAGAATACATTATAGATAACATCTACAGGTGA
- a CDS encoding formylmethanofuran dehydrogenase subunit A: protein MTKMVIKGGTVYDPLNGIDGEVMDIFIKDGKIVENLSDGELKDAKILDVKGKVVMPGGVDSHTHVAGPKVNTGRVMCPEDHYKSPLKKTHNTHCGSGEIVPSTYAQGYKYTSMGYTTLFEAAVPPMIARHTHEEFKVMPIVDKAGYLLLGSNWFVMKYLKEGNIEKAAAYVAWALEATKTFGIKLVNPAGVESWAWGKNVHSLEEENIHFGISSGEVIKGLCDVNEMLGLPMSIHVHANNLGHPGNWDFTIDTMDLTKGIKPAVNKKTYDTGVKTKYSHEREQSIYMTHMQFHAFGGTSWKDFESKAEEISKYVNKSDHVVMDSGSIAFGNAICMTGDGPGLYDLAVMNGQKWANVDVELECGSGVVPFTYSMKNKVHSVQWAIGLELLLLTDPKKVIMTTDNPNAGPFTKYPLVITWLMSQKAREDTMKICHKWAGERSGLAGNDKEYSLYDLATVTRATSAKAIGMGHRKGHLSPGADADITVYDISPDYNPNDYKAIEKAFTTALYTIKDGEVITKDGRIIETPKGRTYYIDARFNDEIQKEIVADVQDWFRRYYTVNFSNYPVSELYLTRPTPLNINVR from the coding sequence ATGACCAAAATGGTTATAAAAGGCGGGACGGTTTATGATCCCCTAAATGGTATTGATGGAGAAGTAATGGATATCTTCATCAAGGACGGGAAAATCGTTGAAAACCTGTCCGATGGCGAATTAAAAGATGCTAAAATATTGGATGTAAAAGGAAAAGTGGTAATGCCTGGAGGAGTTGACTCACACACTCACGTAGCAGGACCTAAAGTAAATACTGGAAGAGTAATGTGTCCAGAAGACCACTACAAATCCCCTTTGAAAAAAACCCACAACACACACTGTGGTTCGGGAGAAATTGTTCCTTCAACCTATGCACAAGGGTACAAATACACTTCAATGGGTTACACAACTTTGTTTGAAGCAGCAGTACCCCCTATGATTGCAAGGCACACTCACGAAGAGTTTAAAGTAATGCCAATCGTTGACAAAGCAGGATACTTACTTTTGGGAAGCAACTGGTTTGTAATGAAATATTTAAAAGAAGGAAACATTGAAAAAGCGGCAGCATATGTTGCATGGGCGCTTGAAGCAACAAAAACCTTTGGTATTAAACTTGTAAACCCTGCAGGTGTTGAAAGCTGGGCATGGGGTAAGAACGTACACTCACTCGAAGAAGAAAACATTCACTTTGGTATTTCATCAGGTGAGGTAATTAAAGGACTTTGTGACGTAAACGAAATGCTTGGCCTTCCAATGTCAATACACGTTCACGCAAACAATCTTGGCCACCCTGGAAACTGGGATTTCACAATTGATACAATGGATTTAACAAAAGGTATCAAACCTGCTGTTAATAAAAAAACCTATGATACTGGCGTAAAAACGAAGTATTCGCATGAAAGGGAACAAAGCATCTACATGACCCACATGCAATTCCACGCATTTGGTGGAACTTCATGGAAAGATTTTGAATCAAAAGCAGAAGAAATTTCAAAATACGTTAACAAATCCGACCACGTTGTAATGGACAGTGGTAGCATTGCGTTTGGAAATGCTATTTGTATGACTGGAGATGGTCCAGGTCTTTATGATTTGGCTGTTATGAATGGTCAAAAATGGGCAAACGTGGATGTTGAACTTGAATGTGGTTCAGGTGTCGTTCCATTTACTTACAGCATGAAAAACAAAGTACACAGCGTTCAATGGGCAATAGGTCTTGAGCTTTTATTATTAACAGATCCTAAAAAAGTAATCATGACTACCGACAACCCTAACGCAGGACCTTTCACGAAATACCCGTTAGTTATAACTTGGTTAATGTCTCAAAAGGCAAGAGAAGACACAATGAAAATATGCCACAAATGGGCCGGTGAAAGAAGTGGCCTTGCGGGTAATGATAAGGAATACAGCCTTTACGACTTAGCTACAGTTACTAGAGCAACTTCTGCTAAAGCAATAGGTATGGGACACAGAAAAGGACATTTAAGCCCAGGTGCTGACGCGGACATTACAGTTTACGATATAAGTCCAGATTACAATCCTAATGATTACAAAGCAATCGAAAAAGCATTCACAACTGCATTATATACAATAAAAGATGGCGAAGTTATCACAAAAGATGGAAGAATAATCGAGACTCCAAAGGGTAGGACTTATTATATTGACGCTAGATTCAATGATGAAATACAGAAAGAGATTGTGGCAGATGTACAGGATTGGTTTAGAAGATACTATACAGTTAACTTCTCAAATTATCCGGTTTCTGAGCTATACCTCACAAGACCAACTCCCCTTAACATTAATGTGAGATAG
- a CDS encoding FmdE family protein has translation MHKAQEILDLVEDPDLLSQFERVVEFHGFPTAGAFIGIQMYNLSKKLLNFNDKDRIYVVSETYNCLPDAFQILGGATTGNKGLRIEDHGKMAARINPWAPAGDNIKGVRVILDPVKTVNYPLLHAWYMNTAKISHKDAVAELLNAGEDVYSYEFIGVIAPAKPKKKVELCEVCKEPFIQQNGEKKCLACSK, from the coding sequence ATGCATAAAGCACAAGAAATTTTGGACTTGGTGGAGGACCCCGATCTTCTAAGTCAATTTGAAAGAGTAGTTGAATTTCATGGATTCCCGACTGCGGGAGCGTTCATTGGAATTCAGATGTACAATTTATCAAAAAAATTGCTAAATTTTAATGACAAAGATAGAATCTACGTCGTAAGTGAGACTTATAACTGCTTACCTGATGCTTTTCAAATTTTAGGCGGTGCCACTACTGGAAATAAGGGTTTAAGGATAGAAGACCATGGTAAAATGGCTGCAAGGATAAACCCATGGGCTCCTGCAGGAGATAATATAAAAGGAGTTCGTGTAATCTTGGATCCTGTAAAGACTGTTAATTACCCATTACTCCATGCGTGGTACATGAATACTGCTAAGATATCCCACAAGGATGCAGTAGCCGAACTTTTGAATGCAGGGGAAGACGTTTATTCTTACGAATTTATCGGTGTTATAGCACCAGCTAAGCCTAAAAAGAAGGTTGAACTTTGCGAAGTATGCAAAGAACCATTCATACAACAAAATGGCGAAAAAAAATGTTTAGCTTGTTCTAAATAA
- the modA gene encoding molybdate ABC transporter substrate-binding protein encodes MKKSLLSIISILSLTLLFSGCVDSTGAEEQAVLHAYVGAGMQMPMDEIALEFEEKYGIKVEYDYSGSGALLSKIVASNQGDIFMPGDCSYVYQLQEKEMITEYANVTKHIPVIAVQKGNPKNITGLSDLGQDGLELALGDDSISIGKLFSKILAKAETKGVNVTEAVNANTVVTGATVKQVLLYVSEQNVDAAVVWKADAYENSDTVDIVPIESEFNIVKTVPISILSTTENYENAKLFYDFVNDEGKEIFEKHGFVALE; translated from the coding sequence ATGAAAAAATCATTGCTCAGCATAATCTCGATATTATCATTAACATTGCTGTTTTCAGGTTGTGTTGACAGCACTGGCGCAGAAGAACAGGCAGTATTACATGCATACGTTGGTGCAGGAATGCAGATGCCAATGGATGAAATTGCACTTGAATTTGAGGAAAAATACGGAATAAAAGTCGAATATGATTATTCAGGTAGTGGTGCACTTCTGTCAAAAATAGTTGCATCAAATCAAGGTGACATATTTATGCCTGGAGACTGTTCATACGTTTACCAGTTACAGGAAAAAGAAATGATTACTGAATACGCTAATGTTACAAAACACATCCCTGTTATCGCAGTTCAAAAAGGAAACCCTAAAAATATCACCGGACTTTCAGATTTAGGGCAGGATGGATTAGAACTTGCACTTGGGGACGATAGCATCTCAATTGGAAAATTATTCTCAAAAATACTCGCAAAAGCTGAAACTAAAGGCGTAAACGTCACTGAAGCAGTTAATGCAAATACTGTTGTAACAGGTGCTACTGTAAAACAGGTATTACTATACGTTAGCGAACAAAACGTAGATGCAGCAGTTGTTTGGAAAGCAGATGCATATGAAAACTCAGATACTGTAGATATAGTACCAATCGAAAGCGAATTTAATATTGTAAAAACAGTACCTATCTCGATATTATCAACAACCGAAAATTATGAAAACGCAAAATTGTTCTACGACTTTGTAAATGATGAAGGAAAAGAAATCTTTGAAAAACATGGCTTTGTAGCTTTGGAGTAA